GTTAATGGAGATAACTCCCATGAGcctttgttttgctttggtgCGCCTTCCAGATTTCCAATCCACGCCATCGCCCCGAGGGGACACACGagctggagggagaggaggactTAAGTCCCGAAGAGAAGCGAGTCCtggagaggaagatgaagaagatcctaaaaaaggaagagaagaagaggctTAAAGCTGAGGGAGAGACCTTACCGAAAACTGAGGCATCTGAATCCATTGCACCTCAGCAGGCCTTAGATTACCTCACCTGGTAAGAGCAACTCTTATTTAGAACAGGACAGGTAAATCGACTTGTTGGCCTCCTTCAGATGATGACATCACTTCTTTAATACGAAACTCCAGGTCCAAAACAAACCCAGTCTCTGTATCCACATAACCAGCAATGTACTATTCAGGCATTTAAGCCATGATATGGATCCAGAAGACCACAAACTGGCCatctttaaattatatttcacagcaaaaaaaaggatGTAATCAGAAACACTTAAACAATTTGATGCAATTCAATAGAGTCCTCAAAACACAATACTACTTTGGTTATGATGGTTCCTTATGGTGAGAATGTGTCAAAGGTGTAACTCTTTGGTAATTGTTGATGGGGGTGGTGTATGGTCAGATATTACACAATAAGTTCAGTATACCAGTCATAAGAAGCCCAACCTTGtgaaaatgttgtaatgtataATATCTCCTGTGGCTCTGAAGGACCCTTCTAAAGTCTGAGAAAATGAACCCTGATTATTTTGCCTTGAGAAAGCCTGTGTTGCTAACTTGGGGTATTGGGTTTGAAAGAGGTTTGTGTTTACCAGACAGGCAGGGTCTAATGCAAGATCTCATCACGTTGCATTGTGAAAAGTGTGCTGTGTGATCCAGTGGTATTTAAATAGACCCGTATTAGGGACTAAAACTCAGGATACATTGGCCTCTACTATTTTTTCTGGAGTACCTCTTCAAGGACAAGGTCCTGCTCCTTGTTTTGTATATGGGAGGGCATAATACAGTGAACAGTATAAAGCAATCCAGAATAATAACACAGACAACAAATTGCGgtatcataaaaaaacaacaacacctttACTTGTAATTACAACTTGCATCGGTTTTGTCTTTGCAGCTGGGCGGAGAACCGCGCGGAATGGAAGTTCCAGAAGACCAGGCAGACGTGGTTACTGCAGCACATGTTTAACTCCcaacaggtaaaaaaagaaacccagtGTGGTCGTGGTGATGATTCTCAGCTGAGGTACAGAGTGAGCGAGTTGTTGACCCCAGAGCGATGTCTTTCTGTTTGAGTTACACCCACTCTCTAATCTCCATtcataaaatatactgtataacttTAAGACTGCTGTTTTATCAGCATTTTTTTGAATACAGCATGGGTAACACTTTTGGAGAACAGAGGTCAAtctatgaaaaatgtatcagtCTTTATGaacaacatacatttaaagATGTGCTCTCATGCCATCTTTTtagaattatatatattataaagtacaatatactgtatatttattacaaGTCACTATTTACTTactatttccatttatttatacagtgtACTATCTAAACTAATAGGCAGCTGACTGGATTCAAGCAAAACGATCATATAAAATATTCTCTCAGATTCCAGATGAGAAGTTCTCCATGCTGCTTCAGTACCTGGAGGGGCTCCGTGGAGGAGCCAGAGACATCACAGTGCAGAAGGCCTTAGTGCAGGTCGAGGTGTCAGGACAATCACCAGAGGACACGGATGTCCAGCAGAGGGCGCACAGAGCCAGAGAAGTTATCCAGCTGCTCTCCTGAACCCACCACCATCAACCCAAATGAAGCCCACTCGGAAAAAGACTGAGACATGTTTGTTGGTCAGTGGACTGAATCTCCACCGTGGTCCCCAGCCAGGTTCAAAACATGCTTAGTATGTAGTTTTTTGGACTGGTCCTTAAGGGGAAAGGATTGGGTTTTGATTAAATTGCCAGTATTgctcacatttttttatatttaaatttggCTAGGTtacgtttttaaattttttcttgaGATTACTTGTGTGCATCATTGCCTGCTAGTAATAAGTTACCAAAATAATTTCCTAAAGTATGAAATCTTACAAGTTCATTTTACACAGTAGCTACTTTTACCAGCTCCAAATGTAAATAGTCCAGTTTCGCCATTATGGGCGGACAAGGAGAGATGAAGATGCAACAGAATGCTGAGACTGCTGGAGTTAAAGTGTCAGGAATGTTTGTAGTCAAGACGTGTTTGTGCGTGTCAAACCCCCATAATCTGTGAAGTCACTTTTCTCATCCAATCGAGGTATAAGCATGATTCAGTTTTAgttctcctcttctttccagCCCAGAGGTTCACAATTCATACATTTGTATTCATACACCTATTCTTAAACTAAATCTGTCTAATCatgtgtggttgtggttgttcATAATATTCATATAGTCAAGCTTTGTAGTACCTAAAATTTGCATCTTGTCCAAGCCCAAAGCAGATATCCAGTAAGTACTGTGTAGGAGCAGCTGGCAGTTGTGGCTGCTTGATCTGAGAGGAATTAGGCCTTCAGCACGTAAAGATTCATTTTGACTCTTATTTCGGGTTATAAACTTTTCAGGAGAAACAATTGAGTCTCTATATGTGAGTTAAGGCTGGTGACATCACTTCCTAGATTTATAAAAATAACCAGTACACACTATTCCACTGACGTAAATACTACCACAAGCCTATCTGGTGGTCtgatacacataaaaaaaacaccaattgtctcataaaatgctttatGTCCTGTCCATTagaaaatcaaaaataatatttatgttATGGATGTTTTTTCATAGTGTCTCCTACCTAGTAAAAGGTTTGTAGTTTTCAGTGCGCCAatcaaatacagtacaaatcTTCACCTGTAAAAGTGTTAAGGAACTTTACAATTGCAACATGTGTTAACCTGCTGAAGacttaaatgtttaaacaaatacattaaacttTTCCCCCTCttgaaactttatttaaaaaaagtttcttctCAATGTGTTTGCAGAATGTTATTTATTACCGAGACTGATAAAAAGTCCTCGAAAGTgttgggagggaaaaaaagctcTGCAAAAGTTTCTAATCCACATTTGAGTTCCGTTTTTCTCTggcatttgtttaaattaacatttagtGCCGTCACCAGGTACAGCAATATTGTCCAGTGATGGTCCGTGTCGCTTACACTGATCAACAAAATCTTCACATGCACTCAGGTGATTTTAAATGGAGGAGGGGACTTGATCTGAgagagtttttgttttactgccgAACAAAAAGGCCGTTGTCTCCCCGTAGATGTTGGTCCTTAACTGTCGCACTCGCTGTGCCTTTGGCTTCATCTGCGACAAAGAACAAATAATGTTAACACAATATACTACTTAAACAAATGAAGACAGTATAGTTCAATTCACTTACTTTGCTTTGAATCGTAGGTAATATTGTGTTGAGTGAGGAGAGTGTGCAGTCTCTCAatctcttctctctgtttttggAAATCCTTTATGAAAATATACAATTTCtgtcacacattttaaacagtaTTGCACTTATATACGTTATTTTGTAGGCTATTTGTACGAGTACATAAATGTACACACCTCTGTACATTTCTGTAAAGAGTTGTGTGTTCCTGAATCAGCTGCAACTTCTGGCAGCTTTATCTTCACTTTTTGGCTCTTCAGGAGACCAGCGTCGTCAAAAATATCCCTTAAAATATTGTTGTATCCCTGCGGCAAACATATAGGTACATTGTGTGTTATTGGCAAGACCATTAGACTATAgctaaaactgaaataaaaatgggaaaaagtAGGACAGAgctttgaaatgtaaattacTGTATAATGTTCAGTGCAAATAGAACAAAGGACTAGAGGTCTGTGTTGGAATCACTCGGGGAATCTTAAGAACACCTATACAGTTCATCAGCTTGCAAGTGATCAGCCAAATGACCATAACTTGCTGctcaatcacaggagcactttcagtgaaagactcattctcccagaatgcatcgcAGAgcaccacaggaagtcattcctgcctgtggccatcaaactttacaACTCccccctctaagtgtctgacacacaaacacttagaGAGGTTGGAagtggacaatattatctgttttgtgcaataataCTGActtgaaatgtgtgcaacacTCAACTGCtaccattattattacttttcaccattacaactccctaattatgtaaataccgtatcataacattcctttaactatgtaaataccgtacatatccacactccttatatttctttattaatatttctaCTTGATTATTCTATTcctgcaactgcaacacagaaattcccttcggggatcaataaagtatttctgattctgaaactGGTCTTTACCTGCTCCGTAATGAGACCTTCATAACGAGCCTGCGCAGCTTCATCCCATTCCCTTTGGAGCTTCTCACTCAGTGTCGGGTACACTTAAAAAGAGCATACAAATGATAAGACATCCCTATTACCTTGACTTGCCTTAATAAGATGTCTTTGTCTTACCCAAAAGGGAATGTGGATGGCAAACAAGTGGAGTCTCAAAGGTTAGCGAGTACACACAAGTACTGGGCTCTGAGACTTGAGCAAGCTTGCTGCTTGCACTGCAGACAAAAATCACCTgcagaaacaaaagaaaccaaCAAAAAATTCTAGTGTTCATATTGTTGATTTATTCGGGACAATGATTGTGAGACGATGTTTCGATTGAAAAGTTGTCTGTCTAATATGGCTCTGGGGTGATGGTTCAAAActttcaaatcaaatgtttcatCTAGACTTTAGGTAAATATTGAACTGATTGATTCACTGTTTAAGGTTTTGTTTATTATCTCCCACAGTGTTATTTGAACTCTTATATTTAAGAAGAAACACAGACCCTATACAAAGCCAGTGGGacctccttaattatgttaaataaCCATCAGAAAAGAGTAGGCATTAAAACTTACATTTGTTTCCCTGTTTCTGGTTCCACAAGTATCCCCGTCTCTCATCCACATGCCCGTGAAAGTGTTATTTGCTATTTCCCACTCCTGCCAGATCCTGTTAGGAACACACAAAAGCTGCTCTTACAACAATCCCAATTGCTATTCAGTTATTGATTGGTATTTGCTATAAAGGTGTATGTGTATACGTAAGGTAATATCTTACCCCAGGATCCCACTGTAGGAATTCCATCTAAATGACTGCtcatgttgggtgacgttatgAAATGGACAGAATTCATATTTGTACCTGCAATATGACCAGGCACACAAATCCCCTGTTATGTGTTTCCAGAAACCTTTATGTAACATGCATGTACCAAACTTTAAGCATCCAAAACAGGATTGTTTTATTAGGCCAGTGGAAATGGGGAATAAAAACCTAAATGTAGTGCTCACATGATATGTGATGTAAAATACTTACGTTGACTCTGTGAGACTGAAGCACTTCCCAGCAAGCTGATGAAAATGTGTGGGGCCTTGAGGAAGACATTGGTGTTGATATAATAAGTGAATTCAGTAATTGAGACAGAAAATAGCGTGGTAACTCCCAACATCTACTGAACCGGTAAACACTTTACAACAAGGATTTAATCAAATGTAGGCTTTAAATGGTGTCAGACTATTTTACCAGACACTGGAGATGGGGTCACTTTAGGCTGGAGTCTGCTTCCCTGAGCCAGAAAAGGATTGTTCAACCTAAATCCACAAACGCAAAGAAAATCAGTCAGGAAGAAGCTAATGTCAACAAGGTGCACACTGTGATAGATAGGTCTTGGCTTAACGTACCCAAATGTGTTTGGCTCCTCGACTATCTTCATTTTACCGGCGAATCCATGGTTTGCTGTATAAGAAACAGTCAACATCAGACTCTCctcaaatcaaaatgttgcaCATATGGTTTGGCGACGTAAACAAATACATAGCATGTAAGCACTTACTGAAAAGAGAAACGCAGACCATCCACAGCCTTAATAAATTATGCATTCCGTTACAAAACTTTGAAAGGCTAATTTTTGACTGACTAAAATAAATTGTGCTGATTGCCATTGGGTtgtcttctttaactgtctatggttgttTCTCTGTCggttattttcttaatttcctGCTTTGTTGGTCATTCGTCAGATGACATTGCACGTGATGAAAATAAGACTAGAGCATGCGCAGTTTACGTCTTGGACGACAACGTACTTTCCACGAtacagtaaaagtaacaaaagctAACTAACGtgtattttaaatagtttaaaaagcaGCGCGCGATAGACGCAGGAATAACAATTATATTGTGACAACCTATTTGAATTTGTGAATGGTCTACGTGTAATTGAAATACTTTAGACCTACTGGGCAGTATGGTCTatatctaacgttagcaagctagctaacggtagagTAGCTAAATTCCGTAAACACATGCTAGTTAGTTTTAACGCAAGCTGTAATCTGACAGTAGCAAACTTGCTGTCCACTGGTTGCAACATGGGACGTAAGAAACAGGACAAGTTTGTGCGCCCAGACaacaaaggcaaagaaaaaagacataagCTGAAGGGGAAATCCTTAGAGGCCTTTACAGATGAAATGCACACTGCTTTTCAAGGTAATAATGACTAGTTACAATCCAAACTTATGTTTCAACTGTTTTGTGCTTGCCTCATATTTAACGTCTGTGTTACAAGTCAAAGATTTAATAAAGGACAATAGTTATCCTGTTTATGCACGTTTCATCCCATTTAAAATTAGCTGACCCATAACTGGActaatgtaacatttaattttacataatGGCACAACGTCCACCTTACATCCTTACACCTGCATACAGTAACAATCCTGTCATTTTTCTAAGATATTGTCAAAAGGTATTGCTAAGTTTGTTTATTGATAAGTATTATagtttttttgcaatgttttgtcttctgtctcttctggTTATCTAGCTgtgtatttttctaaataaatacacaatacataattaaatatttataggAAGGACAGATGTACCCAAGTTTCTCAAGAGAATTACAGGGTTTACATGGCATTCCTGTATTTTAGTTTTGGGCCATAAAACGttgaaaaggtgaaaaaaaaacaaatgaaagttaGTTAACTAAGAGTGCTCACACTTGTATCATGATGTACACTTTCATCATAATGTACACTTTGTCCTCTGTCACTGTGTTTTTCAGCCAGTTTTTACCCAGAGGAGGGCGCAGAGGCATCTCAGGTGAAACTGCCTTGTCCACTTGCCATGTGGGAGTTGGGTCACTGTGATCCCAAACGTTGTACTGGCAGAAAGTTGGTACGCAAGGGCTTTGTACGCAACCTGCGCCTTAATCAGAGATTTAATGGACTCATACTGAGTCCAATGGGCACAAAGTATGTGACCCCAGCGGACAGGtgtgcattttttcttttttattataacacaTCATGAATATTCATAATATAAGCCATAAACTGCCACATATAACAGTAATCaggtcttcttttcttttgattgatCAGTTCCTAATTTAATCTATAAAGGTTtgattttaagatattttatgTCAGATTAACAACCAAAAATGCAGACTTCATTGACATTTTCAGacttctttgtttcctaaacccaaccgcgTCACGTTTCGCAAGTCAACTGTTGCTTTCTTCTCGCGATAACACTgcaagtggcgtgtatgttGACGTCCTCTTTATATAGCATGGACATACACGCGGATAGTTtaaaatgcgtacagataacatgccacttggcttaagaaagttggtGTGCAAAGTCACaatgttatgttgttattttataGCAAAATTATATTACCATAATaccataaaaaatgttttgtttgaatggTCTTTAATAAATCACTCTTATTGTGATCAAATGATaatggaaatgtgaaaaaacaatacGTTTTTGTATGGACTTTTATGCACAGAGAGATTGTGGCCCAAAATGGGTTAGCGGTGATCGATTGTTCCTGGGCTAAACTGGAGGAGACTCCCTTCAATAAGATGATCGGAAGTCATCCCAGGTTACTGCCATACCTCGTAGCTGCAAACCCCGTCAACTACGGCAAGCCTTGCAAGTTATCCTGTGTTGAGGCTTTTGCTGCCACATTCTGCATTGTTGGTAAGGCCTTAGCTTTAGCTATTCAGGGATTATGTACTGTTTTGTCTTCCtggttgctttttttgtatCCTGTCCCAAATTAAAAGGTACATCAGTGTGACTCATAACAAACTGTATCTGATTTTTCAGGTTTTGAAGAACTTGCAATGCTCTTGTTAAATAAATTCAAGTGGGGGAGAGTGTTCCTGGATCTCAATAAAGTTCTGCTGGACCGCTATGCTGCATGCCTGTCAGAGGAAGAACTGCTCTGTGTAGAAAAGGAGTATCTCACGTCTAaaccagaggaggaggagtttggTAAaatgggggagaaaaaaaaaacatgggttCCCGTTTAGTGTTTTTCCTACATGTGACAAGGATTTATTTTGTTGCAGATATAAGACATCTGTTGTtgaaactattttctttttaatgtaagCTAATCATCTATATGTTCACAGATCCATTTGATGTTAACTCAGGAGTAGAATGCAGGAATCTCAACAGACGTCTGTGGTAAGCACTTCAAATTGCTCATGAGGTCATTACATTTATAATCAGAGTGAGGTAATTACCCCCATAATTTGTTTTCTAACCATGTAGTAATACATGTGATTAATAAAGTATCAGTACTGATCCATTCATTTTACTATGGACAGGTGGTCAATTTATAGAATCAGCATTTTTTCCTCCCATATcactttataaaatgtttaatttgtaacGGAAAGGAAACTGtcagttaaaattaaaaacaaaaaaagtcagtaagTCCTATTGCTTGGATATACCAAATATTCCCTAAAAAGAGTCTGCTCATTCCAAGTTTGTTTTCCATGGGTATGGTTACTAAGTTTGTCAAACTCTCATTTCTGTATTAAGTGCACCTGAAGAAAATGATTCTAGTGAGGATACGGACACCTCAGAGGATAACGAAGATGaagaaaaggatgaaaaaacacaatgcaacactGAGTCAAGAACAGTCCCACAtcatgatgaagaagaagaggaacaaACTGCATCAAAATCATCACAATAAAGCATACTAGTATCAAAACAAAttgcaaatgtatttgttttatgtaaatagaCTAAAAAAATTAATACTTGCAACCTTCATTCAGTTTAAGGTACATGTTGGGATACACATGGTTTGATGGTTAAACGTAGACTTGTGGGCTTCTACACGTAAGTTGAAGCAGCCTTAGaagtaaaaaatgtctaaaagacCAGCATAATTAGTGAATCTAAAATAGACTGTCGCAAACATAGTTTGTTGGCCACATTAACTGCGGTATTTGAATATCTACAAGTTCAGTGGGTTGTAAATGTGGCGAGGGGGCGGACACAGCGGGACTCTCCTCTGCTGTCCTGCGGTAACATTGTTGTGGAACGACGTCACAACTCGAAAATGAAGGCGCAGAGGCAGCCATTACTGGAGCTTCTCTAATTATTTTATTCCAAATAAATACTCGTGGAAAACTCCCATGGCAAGAGCTACAAGTCAGCTGGTAAGTGTTGCAACTTTAACACGAATAACAGTTCGAAGCCGGTGCTTGAAATTTACAATGTTGCGGCTGTTTGACAACAAATAGTTACGTCGGGCCTTCATCTAAAGAGCGGTGCTAGCCGCAAGAGATCGTTTAACGCTACGACTCACTAGCAACGTTAGCTCGCTAAGTTGGCTAACACATCACCTCATGTTTGCTACCTTAATCAGAGTTGACCAATCGTTATAAAGGGTTCCTTGAATTATGTGGTGGTGTTTTAGCATTTACTAGTGCTTGCTGTTAGTTTTATAGGATGAATGAGCAGTAGCATTAACGTTATCTGTTTGCTGATAttagctatctagctagctaaacaTGTTCGCGCTTTTGGACGCTGCTTCTGCTTGCTAACGATTTAACATTAGCTTTATTGGTTATAAGATAGCTTTTCAAGATTAACGTTTTGTTGTTCGATTGTCAACCCATTAACTTTCAAATTCCCATATTAATCTCGGCGCACTAACTTTGAACATTACTAATAAAAGTTGTGTGAAAAGGGTGTACGGGTTTGAAGTTACCTggcttgctaacgttagctagctagctaattgaCTGGCTGTTAGCGTTAAGTTTATAACTCGCTGTCAGTGATGGCCGGCATCATTTGACAAGGCATcaggagctaacgttagcctgctAGCAGGTGCTAGTTAGCTAAGAAAGTTCGCACAGGCCTGTTGTTACCCAAGTAAACAGGGTTAGGTTATCGTTAGCTGACGTTTCTATCAACCATTACATGGTTGACCAACAGTAATGAATCAGTAGACAGTTACAGGACTAGTTGGCAACCATACAGTCAAGTCTGGATAAGGCAGCTAAATGGCCACACCTTGGTTTTGAATGAGAAGAAGCTAGGCCAACTGAACTAACTAACGTTAACTGACCTGTAAGCTGAGCAGCATCAGCACTAAGTGTTACAGTAGTTTAGTaagttaaaaataactttaaattcCAAGTTTGTTGGAAAGCACTACGTGTCGCTGTATGTAGCTAGGCTTTGAACCTCAATCATGTCATAGGAGTCTCGTCAGTGTTTGTTCGTGTTAGCTGCCATGTCAGTTTAAGCATGTGCCTACAAATTAGATGTGTTCATTTCAGCTGTGATACTAAGTAACGTTATAGCTCTCATATGAAAGCAGTAACTTTGACAGTTTTCACAACTTTAACAATTGAGGGTGTAACCACCAGGGTCAGAGTCGGCTTCTCAAATATTCGTTACATGTCCTTATCAATTCTAGACTTTGCTCCTCAAGTGGTCTCACTtgaaattgtatattttaagtTAATGTCCTACCAGGAGTATTAGGTGCAGTATATTTAAGTTGACAGCCTCAAAAAGTGCACCTACTCAATATGATCCAGATATTCTAAGCCCCATCTCTTCTAGTGTTATATACACTTTTGCTGAAATAGGTTGGTGTAATTGCTATATTCTAATATTTTATTACCAGCATATAGTTTCCTGATATAAACTTGTCAGCATCTTGATTGATAATCATAATGGAGGCATGATTCAGTAGTAGTTTTTGGGTGCCTTTTGACAGCTTTAGACTAGGTCTCCCATATTTCTCAAGAGAAAATACACTATTTAAACCACTTGTGGACATTGcttcttttaattttctttaaaaacttttttgagACAAGAACTACAACAGCATCACCCTGCTGACTTATATATTCTCAATATTCCCTCTCCTGTTGCAGTATGATGTTGTGCCCATTCAGCCTAGCGTTGTCATCTGTTCCTGTTCGCATCCATCAATGGTAAGAAACCACCCTGACTCCTGCTCGCCACTTGCTATCCCGGGCGCAAGCAGTAGCCTCTGTCCCAGCATGGAGGGCTCAACCTCAGAGGCCCGTGCTGTAGGAGCGTCTGCCGGCAGCCAGGGCCCAGACCTCCGCACACAGCTGGCTGTCCAGGCCCCTCAGCCGCGTAAAAAAAAGCCAGAGGACTTCAGATTTGGCAAGATACTGGGAGAGGGCTCCTTCTCGACGGTATGTAACTTGCATTCCACTTAGCTTTTGAATTATACCTGGGAAGATGTTGCTACATGCTAGCATTCTTTTGATTAAGGTGCTTCGATGAGTCATCCTCAGTTCATTTGAGGGGAATTGACAGAACAGGCCCTAAGAGTTAACAAGATTTTCTCCAAAGTCTGTCAAGAAACTAACATGCcatgttatattttttcttttcttttatcctaAGGTTGTCCTGGCAAGAGAGCAGGTAACAGGAAAAGAATATGCAAGTAAGTAAAAATTTAACAGCTTGgtgaattatattttattatcaaaatgtaAAGGTTGCTGGATGTATTTATACTATTATATcctaacattttcttttctctcctccagtTAAGATTTTAGAGAAGCGCCATATTATGAAGGAGAACAAAGCACAGTACGTGAAAAGGGAGAGGGATTTGATGTCAAATCTAGATCACCCATTCTTTGTCAAGCTGTACTTCACATTTCAAGATGATGAGAAATTGTGTATCCTTTAAAGGGTTTGTCATGGCATGTGGTATATTAACCACTTAATAGTTGTTTggtgtcaaaaaaaatgtagatggTGTTTTTTAACAATTGATTTCTAGCTGTCACATTATTCCTTAACTAGCTTTCTTAGATTTTGGTCTCAGCTACGCTAAGAATGGAGAGCTCCTGAAATACATTCGCAAAATTGGTTCTTTTGATGAGACCTGTACTAGATTCTACTCAGCTGAAATAGTTAGCGCTCTAGAATACTTACACAATAAGGGGATAATACACAGGTAAGACTCTGTTTGCTTTAATCCTTTTTTCGTTATATAATTTTCAAATTCTGTCAAGTGTTTATTATTCCCATAAATTACATGGTGGTTCATATCATTTCAGAGATCTGAAACCAGAGAATATTCTTCTGAGTGAAGAAATGCACATCCAGATAACAGATTTTGGGACGGCAAAACAGTTATCATCAGACAGTAAACAAGGTACAACCGTAGTCCTGATTTTACTTGTACTTCTCAGTAtaacattttacagcattttactTTCTGTAAGCAGTACGGGGTTATTCaagcctttttattattttctttgcatTGTTTGGCAGCGAGAGCAAACTCCTTTGTTGGAACAGCACAGTATGTGTCTCCAGAGCTGCTAACGGAGAAATCAGCCTGCAAGAGGTATGAGGTTTGGACATCATGGAACTGAGTCATGTGCTAATCATTggtctgtttttatgtttgtcagATAAGGTTGGCATCACATTTGTAACTTAATTCCTCtatctgtttcctttttttagctCTGACCTCTGGGCCTTGGGATGTATTATCTATCAGCTGGTGGCTGGTTTACCACCGTTCAGAGCTGGGTAAGTAAGGGGATGTTGTTGGCACATCTCAGTTAATTGTCATTATTTCATGCTTTAATAATGGCTGATTATGTAGTGTTTGTTTGGTTGAcgtttaatgttaaatattattttaagtcCAAAAAAATGCTATTGCCCCAACAAAACTGCTCTAGAGAC
This sequence is a window from Etheostoma cragini isolate CJK2018 chromosome 21, CSU_Ecrag_1.0, whole genome shotgun sequence. Protein-coding genes within it:
- the gnptg gene encoding N-acetylglucosamine-1-phosphotransferase subunit gamma, with the protein product MAISTIYFSQSKISLSKFCNGMHNLLRLWMVCVSLFTNHGFAGKMKIVEEPNTFGLNNPFLAQGSRLQPKVTPSPVSGPTHFHQLAGKCFSLTESTYKYEFCPFHNVTQHEQSFRWNSYSGILGIWQEWEIANNTFTGMWMRDGDTCGTRNRETNVIFVCSASSKLAQVSEPSTCVYSLTFETPLVCHPHSLLVYPTLSEKLQREWDEAAQARYEGLITEQGYNNILRDIFDDAGLLKSQKVKIKLPEVAADSGTHNSLQKCTEDFQKQREEIERLHTLLTQHNITYDSKQNEAKGTASATVKDQHLRGDNGLFVRQ
- the LOC117937196 gene encoding uncharacterized protein C7orf50, whose translation is MAKDKSLTNPPKRKKLSSNVSEEEVMDTNIKKKRKKMKVEEAPVQIPHVTITADDKKQKKKKKQMTEQTQKTKQSEISNPRHRPEGTHELEGEEDLSPEEKRVLERKMKKILKKEEKKRLKAEGETLPKTEASESIAPQQALDYLTCWAENRAEWKFQKTRQTWLLQHMFNSQQIPDEKFSMLLQYLEGLRGGARDITVQKALVQVEVSGQSPEDTDVQQRAHRAREVIQLLS
- the pdpk1b gene encoding 3-phosphoinositide-dependent protein kinase 1, coding for MARATSQLYDVVPIQPSVVICSCSHPSMVRNHPDSCSPLAIPGASSSLCPSMEGSTSEARAVGASAGSQGPDLRTQLAVQAPQPRKKKPEDFRFGKILGEGSFSTVVLAREQVTGKEYAIKILEKRHIMKENKAQYVKRERDLMSNLDHPFFVKLYFTFQDDEKLYFGLSYAKNGELLKYIRKIGSFDETCTRFYSAEIVSALEYLHNKGIIHRDLKPENILLSEEMHIQITDFGTAKQLSSDSKQARANSFVGTAQYVSPELLTEKSACKSSDLWALGCIIYQLVAGLPPFRAGNEYLIFQKIIKLEYEFPEKFFPKAKDLVKQLLSLDPSKRIGCEEMGGYDPLRRHPFFDIISWSDLHRQTPPKLTPYLPAMSEDDEDCYGNYDDLLSQFSNMQVAQSSSSHSLSPHESTPPQRSSSNIEQYIHDLDNNSFELDLQFTEEEKQLLLDKQTIGNPWHQFVENNLILKMGPVDKRKGLFARRRQLLLTEGPHLYYVDPVNKVLKGEIPWSLELRPEAKNFKTFFVHTPNRTYYLMDPSGNADRWCKKIQEVWRKIYQKHQNPGL
- the tsr3 gene encoding ribosome biogenesis protein TSR3 homolog, whose translation is MLVSFNASCNLTVANLLSTGCNMGRKKQDKFVRPDNKGKEKRHKLKGKSLEAFTDEMHTAFQASFYPEEGAEASQVKLPCPLAMWELGHCDPKRCTGRKLVRKGFVRNLRLNQRFNGLILSPMGTKYVTPADREIVAQNGLAVIDCSWAKLEETPFNKMIGSHPRLLPYLVAANPVNYGKPCKLSCVEAFAATFCIVGFEELAMLLLNKFKWGRVFLDLNKVLLDRYAACLSEEELLCVEKEYLTSKPEEEEFDPFDVNSGVECRNLNRRLCAPEENDSSEDTDTSEDNEDEEKDEKTQCNTESRTVPHHDEEEEEQTASKSSQ